One Actinomadura viridis genomic region harbors:
- a CDS encoding ABC transporter ATP-binding protein has product MTAPAPPAGDGAAVRLERVSRTFGRVTALDEVTWAFPRGGFTAVMGPSGSGKSTFLHCASGLDRPSGGTVRIGGVELGRLGEAGRTRFRRERIGFVFQAFNLIPSMSVEENIGLPLRLAGRPPDPRRLAEVVARVGLTERAGHRPSELSGGQQQRAAIARALITEPEVVFADEPTGALDPRTARDVLRLLREAVDAAGRTIVLVTHDPVAAAWADSVVFLDRGRIVDELVRPTVAGVLARWEEL; this is encoded by the coding sequence ATGACGGCGCCGGCGCCCCCGGCGGGTGACGGCGCCGCGGTACGGCTGGAGCGCGTGAGCAGGACCTTCGGCCGGGTGACGGCGCTGGACGAGGTCACCTGGGCCTTCCCGCGCGGAGGGTTCACGGCCGTGATGGGCCCCTCGGGGTCGGGGAAGAGCACCTTCCTGCACTGCGCCTCGGGCCTGGACCGGCCGAGCGGGGGAACGGTCCGGATCGGCGGGGTGGAGCTGGGGCGGCTCGGCGAGGCCGGGCGGACCCGGTTCCGCCGGGAACGGATCGGCTTCGTCTTCCAGGCGTTCAACCTGATCCCGTCGATGAGCGTCGAGGAGAACATCGGGCTGCCGCTGCGGCTGGCCGGCCGGCCGCCCGATCCCCGGCGGCTGGCCGAGGTCGTGGCGCGGGTGGGGCTGACCGAGCGCGCCGGGCACCGGCCCTCGGAGCTGTCGGGCGGGCAGCAGCAGCGCGCGGCGATCGCGCGGGCGCTCATCACCGAGCCCGAGGTCGTGTTCGCCGACGAGCCCACCGGCGCCCTGGACCCCCGGACGGCGCGGGACGTGCTGCGGCTGCTGCGCGAGGCGGTGGACGCGGCCGGGCGCACGATCGTGCTGGTCACCCACGACCCGGTGGCCGCCGCGTGGGCCGATTCGGTGGTGTTCCTCGACCGGGGCCGGATCGTGGACGAGCTGGTCCGGCCCACCGTCGCCGGGGTGCTCGCCCGCTGGGAGGAGCTGTGA
- a CDS encoding FAD-dependent oxidoreductase, giving the protein MAGHTRERLLVIGGDAAGMSAASQARRRRGPGDLEIVVLERGGFTSYSACGIPYYVGGVVADAAELIARTPEEFRERGIDVRLRTEAVEIDLDRGRVRARDAEGAERWEGYDHLLIATGAVPARPRLPGVDASNVHGIQVLQDGIDLRRAVERDGPRRAVVVGGGYIGLEMAEALVTRGLEVALVDAAEQPMRTLDPDMGALVADALRGVGVGLHLGERLEGFETEGGRVTAVRTSEGALPADLVVLGLGVRPASDLARAAGIEVGATGGIVTDRRMRTRSERVWAAGDCVETRHLISGEPVAIALGTHANKQGRVAGINLGGGYATFPGVAGTAVSKICAVEVARTGLNEAEAAAAGFAFLSAAVESTTRAGYHPGATTMRTKLVAERRSGRLLGAQIVGEENAAKRIDGLAIALWNGMTVEEMTGLDLGYAPPFAPVWDPVLIAARKAAERVEEDMRACEAGG; this is encoded by the coding sequence ATGGCCGGTCACACTCGCGAGCGACTGCTGGTGATCGGCGGTGACGCGGCCGGGATGAGCGCCGCGTCCCAGGCGCGGCGCCGGCGCGGCCCCGGCGACCTGGAGATCGTCGTCCTGGAGCGCGGCGGCTTCACCTCCTACTCGGCCTGCGGCATCCCCTACTACGTCGGCGGCGTCGTCGCGGACGCGGCCGAGCTGATCGCCCGGACGCCGGAGGAGTTCCGCGAGCGCGGCATCGACGTCCGCCTCCGCACCGAGGCCGTGGAGATCGACCTGGACCGCGGCCGGGTCAGGGCCCGGGACGCCGAGGGCGCCGAACGCTGGGAGGGGTACGACCACCTCCTCATCGCCACCGGCGCGGTGCCGGCCCGGCCCCGCCTGCCCGGTGTGGACGCGTCCAACGTGCACGGGATCCAGGTGCTCCAGGACGGCATCGACCTGCGCCGCGCCGTGGAGCGGGACGGGCCGCGCCGTGCCGTCGTGGTCGGCGGCGGGTACATCGGGCTGGAGATGGCCGAGGCGCTGGTCACGCGCGGGCTGGAGGTCGCGCTGGTGGACGCGGCCGAGCAGCCGATGCGCACCCTGGACCCCGACATGGGGGCGCTGGTCGCCGACGCGCTGCGCGGGGTCGGCGTCGGCCTCCACCTCGGCGAGCGCCTGGAGGGGTTCGAGACCGAGGGCGGGCGGGTCACCGCGGTCCGCACCTCCGAAGGCGCCCTGCCCGCCGACCTGGTGGTCCTCGGGCTCGGTGTGCGGCCCGCGAGCGATCTGGCCCGCGCGGCGGGGATCGAGGTCGGGGCGACCGGAGGCATCGTCACCGACCGTCGCATGCGCACCCGTTCCGAACGGGTCTGGGCGGCCGGCGACTGCGTCGAGACCCGCCACCTGATCTCGGGCGAGCCGGTCGCGATCGCCCTCGGCACGCACGCCAACAAGCAGGGCCGGGTGGCGGGGATCAACCTCGGCGGCGGGTACGCCACGTTCCCCGGCGTGGCCGGCACCGCGGTGTCCAAGATCTGCGCGGTGGAGGTGGCCCGGACCGGGCTGAACGAGGCCGAGGCCGCCGCGGCCGGGTTCGCCTTCCTGAGCGCCGCGGTCGAGTCCACCACCCGGGCCGGGTACCACCCCGGCGCCACCACGATGCGGACCAAGCTGGTCGCCGAACGCCGCTCCGGGCGGCTGCTCGGCGCCCAGATCGTCGGTGAGGAGAACGCGGCCAAGCGCATCGACGGCCTGGCCATCGCGCTGTGGAACGGCATGACGGTCGAGGAGATGACCGGGCTCGACCTCGGCTACGCCCCGCCGTTCGCGCCGGTCTGGGACCCGGTCCTCATCGCCGCCCGCAAGGCCGCCGAGCGCGTCGAGGAGGACATGCGCGCCTGCGAGGCCGGCGGATAG
- a CDS encoding ABC-F family ATP-binding cassette domain-containing protein, with translation MGHVEVSRLTYALPDGRPLLNDVSFRVGEGVKAALVGPNGAGKTTLLRLVAGDLEPAEGVVTGSGGLGVMRQFIGGVRDGRSVHDLLLSVAPGPVRDAARRLERAERELGEDERSQLAYAQAIADYGDAGGYEIEVVWDTCTTAALGLPYDEAGKRPVTTLSGGEQKRLVLEALLRGPDEVLLLDEPDNYLDVPGKEWLAERLAAAAKTVLLVSHDRQLLADVADRIVTVESGDVWVHGGGFAGYAQARRERTERLHELRRRWDEEHARLRQLVHRLRQQATGNDAMASAYQSARTRLKRYEEAGPPRSAPKEQNVRMRLKGGRTGKRALVCESLELTGLLRPFDTEIWYGERVAMLGSNGSGKSSLLRLLAGEPVPHSGRARLGARVVPGYFVQTHTRPDLRGRTPAEIVMSEHALVRNDAMAALARYELAPAGARPFETLSGGQQARLQILLLELSGATLLLLDEPTDNLDLASAEALQQGLEGFAGTVLAVTHDRWFAADFDRYLICGNDGRVRESPEPVWTADA, from the coding sequence GTGGGCCATGTCGAGGTCAGCCGCCTGACCTACGCGCTGCCCGACGGGCGGCCACTGCTGAACGACGTGTCGTTCAGGGTCGGAGAGGGAGTGAAGGCCGCCCTGGTGGGTCCCAACGGGGCCGGGAAGACCACACTGCTCCGGCTGGTCGCCGGGGACCTCGAGCCCGCCGAGGGCGTGGTGACCGGCTCGGGCGGGCTGGGGGTGATGCGGCAGTTCATCGGCGGCGTCCGCGACGGCCGCAGCGTCCACGACCTGCTGCTCTCGGTGGCGCCCGGGCCGGTGAGGGACGCCGCGCGCCGGCTGGAGCGGGCGGAGCGGGAACTGGGCGAGGACGAGCGGTCCCAGCTCGCCTACGCCCAGGCCATCGCGGACTACGGCGACGCCGGCGGCTACGAGATCGAGGTCGTCTGGGACACCTGCACCACGGCGGCCCTGGGGCTGCCCTACGACGAGGCCGGGAAGCGCCCGGTCACCACACTCTCTGGCGGCGAGCAGAAGCGGCTGGTGCTGGAGGCGCTGCTGCGCGGACCCGACGAGGTGCTGCTGCTGGACGAGCCCGACAACTACCTGGACGTCCCCGGCAAGGAATGGCTGGCGGAGCGGCTGGCGGCGGCGGCCAAGACCGTGCTGCTGGTCTCGCACGACCGGCAGCTGCTGGCCGACGTCGCGGACCGGATCGTCACCGTCGAGTCGGGCGACGTCTGGGTGCACGGCGGGGGATTCGCCGGGTACGCCCAGGCCCGCCGCGAACGCACCGAGCGGCTGCACGAACTGCGCCGCCGCTGGGACGAGGAGCACGCACGGCTCAGGCAGCTGGTGCACCGGCTCCGGCAGCAGGCCACCGGCAACGACGCCATGGCCTCCGCCTACCAGTCGGCCCGGACCAGGCTGAAACGCTACGAGGAGGCCGGGCCGCCGCGCAGCGCCCCCAAGGAACAGAACGTCCGAATGCGGCTCAAAGGCGGACGGACGGGCAAGCGCGCGCTGGTGTGCGAGTCGCTGGAGCTGACCGGCCTGCTGCGGCCGTTCGACACCGAGATCTGGTACGGCGAGCGCGTGGCGATGCTCGGGTCGAACGGCTCGGGCAAGTCCTCGCTCCTGCGGCTGCTGGCCGGGGAACCCGTCCCGCACTCGGGCCGGGCCCGGCTCGGGGCGCGCGTCGTCCCCGGCTACTTCGTCCAGACCCACACCCGGCCCGACCTGCGCGGACGTACCCCGGCGGAGATCGTGATGAGCGAGCACGCCCTGGTCCGCAACGACGCGATGGCGGCGCTGGCCCGCTACGAGCTGGCCCCGGCGGGCGCGCGCCCGTTCGAGACGCTGTCGGGCGGCCAGCAGGCCCGGTTGCAGATCCTGCTGCTGGAGCTGTCGGGCGCGACGCTGCTGCTCCTGGACGAGCCGACCGACAACCTCGACCTGGCCAGTGCCGAAGCGCTCCAGCAAGGGCTGGAGGGCTTCGCGGGCACCGTCCTGGCGGTCACCCACGACCGGTGGTTCGCCGCCGACTTCGACCGCTACCTGATCTGCGGGAACGACGGGCGGGTCCGGGAGTCGCCCGAACCGGTGTGGACGGCCGACGCGTGA
- a CDS encoding TetR/AcrR family transcriptional regulator produces the protein MSVWLREDRPRRESPPLTRERIVEEAVAFLDEEGYERLTMRRLAERLGTGSTTLYWHVKTKDDVLDLALDAIFGEVAVPAAGTGAGWRDEVTALLGGWRAAMLRHPWSAALLNRPLLGPNVLARTEFLHATLLAAGFRGPHLFAAAYGLANFVIGSALMQATGRHEDGNGREDGDGDEGGDEGAARAAADEHLRRHRDLYPTLAEYGRLSDDDWDATFAQGLTYLLDGMAPYAGRD, from the coding sequence ATGAGCGTCTGGCTACGAGAGGACCGCCCGCGGCGCGAGTCCCCGCCCCTCACCCGTGAGCGCATCGTCGAGGAGGCGGTCGCGTTCCTCGACGAGGAGGGTTACGAGCGCCTCACCATGCGCCGCCTCGCCGAGCGGCTCGGGACCGGGTCGACCACGCTCTACTGGCACGTGAAGACCAAGGACGACGTGCTGGACCTGGCGCTCGACGCGATCTTCGGCGAGGTCGCGGTGCCCGCCGCGGGCACCGGGGCGGGCTGGCGGGACGAGGTGACCGCGCTCCTCGGCGGCTGGCGTGCCGCGATGCTGCGGCATCCCTGGTCGGCGGCGCTGCTCAACCGGCCCCTCCTCGGCCCGAACGTCCTCGCCCGGACCGAGTTCCTGCACGCGACGCTGCTGGCCGCGGGCTTCCGCGGCCCCCATCTCTTCGCCGCCGCGTACGGCCTGGCCAACTTCGTCATCGGCTCGGCCCTGATGCAGGCCACGGGCAGGCACGAGGACGGCAACGGACGCGAGGACGGGGACGGGGACGAGGGCGGGGACGAGGGCGCCGCGCGGGCGGCGGCCGACGAGCACCTGCGGCGGCATCGCGACCTCTACCCCACCCTCGCCGAGTACGGCCGGCTCAGCGACGACGACTGGGACGCCACGTTCGCCCAGGGACTGACCTACCTCCTGGACGGCATGGCGCCGTACGCCGGACGGGACTGA
- a CDS encoding sensor histidine kinase, translated as MGLRPALRRSGAATVYLAVGLRTALPATLFSAVVPLVAVLAVLFIALPWLPDLIKPVRALARIERRRAREALGREIPEPYEPPRGTAVEQTVRLLGASSTWRDLLWLTLHGWTGLIMAVLAVGMWPSIPASLSLPLWWWAAPEGSQSAFIVLDGWTKALTLPFLQAALYAAILFWLVPRFARWQAMLAGFLLRPTRRSALTERVELLSTTRAEAIEAHGAELRRIERDLHDGTQAQLVAVALRLGLADRRFDADPDAARALFLQARDGVEDALTQLRTVIRGIYPPILSDRGLDGAVRALAAGLPIPVHLDLPGEGRVPAAVEAAAYFVVAEALTNIARHSGASRAEVSLQRAATCLRVRVRDDGEGGADPDRGSGLAGIRRRVAALDGTTRIDSPAGGGTTLEVELPCAS; from the coding sequence ATGGGACTGAGACCGGCACTGAGGCGCAGCGGCGCCGCCACGGTGTACCTGGCCGTGGGGCTGCGCACCGCGCTGCCCGCGACGCTCTTCTCCGCGGTCGTTCCGCTGGTCGCGGTGCTCGCGGTCCTGTTCATCGCCCTGCCCTGGCTGCCCGACCTGATCAAGCCGGTCCGCGCGCTGGCCCGGATCGAACGGCGCCGCGCCCGCGAGGCGCTCGGCCGGGAGATCCCCGAGCCCTACGAGCCGCCGCGGGGGACGGCGGTCGAGCAGACCGTCCGGCTGCTGGGGGCGTCGTCCACCTGGCGCGACCTGCTCTGGCTGACGCTGCACGGCTGGACCGGCCTGATCATGGCCGTGCTGGCCGTCGGCATGTGGCCGTCGATCCCGGCCTCCCTGTCGCTGCCCCTGTGGTGGTGGGCGGCGCCGGAGGGCTCGCAGTCGGCGTTCATCGTCCTGGACGGCTGGACCAAGGCGCTGACCCTGCCGTTCCTCCAGGCCGCGCTGTACGCCGCGATCCTGTTCTGGCTGGTCCCGCGGTTCGCGCGCTGGCAGGCGATGCTCGCGGGGTTCCTGCTGCGCCCCACCCGCCGCTCGGCCCTGACCGAACGGGTCGAGCTGCTATCGACGACCCGCGCGGAGGCCATCGAGGCCCACGGCGCCGAGCTGCGCCGCATCGAACGCGACCTGCACGACGGCACCCAGGCCCAGCTCGTCGCCGTCGCCCTGCGGCTCGGCCTGGCCGACCGCCGCTTCGACGCCGATCCCGACGCCGCCCGCGCCCTCTTCCTCCAGGCCCGCGACGGCGTCGAGGACGCGCTCACGCAGCTGCGCACCGTCATCCGCGGCATCTACCCGCCGATCCTGTCGGACCGGGGGCTGGACGGCGCCGTCCGCGCGCTGGCGGCGGGCCTGCCCATCCCCGTTCACCTGGACCTGCCCGGCGAGGGCCGGGTGCCCGCCGCGGTCGAGGCCGCCGCCTACTTCGTCGTCGCCGAGGCCCTGACCAACATCGCCCGGCACAGCGGCGCGTCGCGCGCCGAGGTCTCCCTCCAGCGCGCCGCGACGTGCCTGCGGGTCCGCGTGCGGGACGACGGCGAGGGCGGCGCCGACCCGGACCGGGGCAGCGGCCTGGCCGGGATCCGCCGCCGCGTGGCGGCGCTGGACGGGACCACCCGGATCGACAGCCCCGCCGGCGGGGGAACGACGCTCGAAGTGGAGCTGCCGTGCGCATCGTGA
- a CDS encoding LuxR C-terminal-related transcriptional regulator, giving the protein MRIVIAEDNVLLREGLVLLLTTGGHEVAAVAGSGPDVLPALLEHRPDVAVLDVRLPPGFRDEGLRAAIAARKEIPGLPVLVLSQYVEETYAAELLAGGAEGIGYLLKDRVGRVEEFLDALHRVAGGGTALDPEVVSQLMTTRHDPLQALTPREREVLALMAQGLDNATIATTLVITERSVSKHIGAVFAKLGLPHTDSGHRRVLAVLAYLNS; this is encoded by the coding sequence GTGCGCATCGTGATCGCCGAGGACAACGTCCTGCTGCGCGAGGGCCTGGTGCTGCTGCTCACCACCGGCGGCCACGAGGTCGCCGCCGTCGCCGGCAGCGGCCCCGACGTGCTGCCCGCGCTGCTGGAGCACCGCCCCGACGTCGCGGTGCTCGACGTCCGGCTCCCGCCCGGCTTCCGCGACGAGGGGCTGCGCGCCGCGATCGCCGCCCGCAAGGAGATCCCCGGCCTGCCCGTCCTCGTCCTGTCCCAGTACGTGGAGGAGACCTACGCCGCCGAGCTCCTCGCCGGGGGCGCCGAGGGGATCGGCTACCTGCTGAAGGACCGCGTCGGCCGGGTCGAGGAGTTCCTGGACGCCCTCCACCGCGTCGCCGGCGGGGGGACCGCCCTGGACCCCGAAGTGGTCTCCCAGCTGATGACCACCCGCCACGACCCCCTCCAGGCCCTCACCCCGCGCGAACGCGAGGTCCTCGCGCTCATGGCCCAGGGCCTCGACAACGCCACCATCGCCACCACGCTCGTCATCACCGAGCGTTCCGTCAGCAAGCACATCGGCGCCGTGTTCGCCAAGCTCGGCCTGCCCCACACCGACTCGGGCCACCGCCGCGTCCTGGCCGTCCTCGCGTACCTGAACTCCTGA